A region of the Chloroflexota bacterium genome:
CGCTTCATCAGCGAATTGAGATTGTAAGCTAGCACTGTTATTCCCCACCACGCAGCGTTGGCACCAAACTGGCTGGATGGTAACCGGCCACCAGCCAAGTCATTCTTCATCACCGCGTGTATCTCCTCGCCTTTTCCACAGCGCTCCCGGTACCAGCGAATGACTCCGTCTCCTGGAAGGCACCGGTTGGTCACCACGCCCCTTAGCTTGTAGCGTACTTCCTCCTTATCCAGCGTAGGGAATGCCGATTGGTCCTCCATCCCCGGCAATTCCCGCTGG
Encoded here:
- a CDS encoding transposase; this encodes QRELPGMEDQSAFPTLDKEEVRYKLRGVVTNRCLPGDGVIRWYRERCGKGEEIHAVMKNDLAGGRLPSSQFGANAAWWGITVLAYNLNSLMKRLAMPEGWAPKRMKAVRFGFINIAGRVVRHARHLIIRLSADHPACGLLLEVRRRISALSQDYRGLPVAAGPP